The Terriglobales bacterium genome has a window encoding:
- a CDS encoding ABC transporter ATP-binding protein, translating into MGSEQQVHALRGVNLRIDKNEYVAIMGPSGSGKSTLMNLIGCLDTPSKGRYWLNGQLVSELDDDQLARIRNKEIGFVFQTFNLLARATSLHNVELPLIYNGTPAEERIERAKAALRAVDLEPRMMHKPNELSGGQRQRVAVARALVNNPAIILADEPTGNLDSQTGNEIMALFDRLHQQGNTIVLVTHEHDIAAYAHRVVHLKDGLVSGDERKPR; encoded by the coding sequence ATGGGTTCCGAACAGCAGGTGCACGCGCTGCGCGGGGTGAACCTGCGCATCGACAAGAACGAGTACGTGGCCATCATGGGGCCCTCGGGCTCGGGAAAGTCGACGCTCATGAACCTGATCGGCTGCCTGGACACGCCCAGCAAAGGGCGCTACTGGCTGAACGGCCAGCTGGTCAGCGAGCTGGACGACGACCAGCTGGCGCGGATCCGCAACAAGGAGATCGGCTTCGTCTTCCAGACCTTCAACCTGCTGGCTCGGGCCACCTCGCTGCATAACGTCGAGCTGCCGCTGATCTACAACGGGACCCCGGCCGAGGAACGCATCGAGCGCGCCAAGGCGGCGCTGCGGGCGGTGGACTTGGAACCGCGCATGATGCACAAGCCCAACGAGCTCTCCGGCGGGCAGCGGCAACGCGTGGCCGTCGCCCGCGCCCTGGTCAACAACCCGGCCATCATCCTGGCGGACGAACCCACCGGGAACCTGGATTCGCAGACGGGCAACGAGATCATGGCCCTGTTCGACCGGCTGCACCAGCAGGGCAACACCATCGTGCTGGTCACCCACGAGCACGATATCGCCGCCTACGCCCACCGCGTCGTGCACCTCAAGGACGGGCTGGTCTCCGGCGACGAGCGCAAGCCCCGCTAG